A region of Campylobacter armoricus DNA encodes the following proteins:
- the flgL gene encoding flagellar hook-associated protein FlgL, protein MRISNQYTFYTSIQNYTDGQSLLNKYNLQLQTGQLIQHSWENANIYINGSRLEYEMANIGQIIQGTQAAQEMAKNTDTALKNITELLEEFKVLLTKAASDGNSQTSREAIAKELKLIRDSIVNIANTSINGQYLFAGSNTATKPFDKYGNYNGNKDNIFVVSGAGTQIPYNIPGWDLFFKPDSNENKLISTNVSFVDARYPDKKEYLTEESKFSHLIGQNYVDGGGLKPDEHFGDTYDDKLPFPNSSMYIQGVRPDGTSFKATISVGADDKIGDVLENIGKLYGNTDANKVVEVTMNDSGQIEIKNLKEGNSSLDFHAIAMTPQMKDEQQIKELSEAAKQEGITMKDVTDRIMQASHNGDLNNARSPVTITVGGKNFTVDIYKTDFIKSNINGNKTNGADFDVPFEKDGNTVFGNVSQIIRGTSEYATESTKLSEVIANANGDMKNQKLEMDITSKSGQKYKVEIDLENSKVSYQDPNDPTKTISFPITHSQYNEATGTSVGMQTKPEDITYGQLNDIIGMFASDKVPTANINANANGTINNNDFQTIQQNISDSKDFVEVGMDYKGRISITDKFSTNTNIGLTLKDANSNRAFPPSGEVSSGSNFAFSANNSLVIDDPNIDLIKDLDDMIDAVLNGNMRADSEGKDPRNTGLQGALERIDHLQDHVRKMHTTIGSYTNTIEETNKRMTFLNINVATIKSGVTDADYGQTYLQFMQTMVSYQAMLSATSKISQISLLNYL, encoded by the coding sequence ATGAGAATTAGCAATCAATACACCTTTTACACATCAATCCAAAATTATACTGATGGACAATCTTTACTCAATAAGTATAATTTGCAATTACAAACAGGTCAGCTTATTCAGCATTCTTGGGAAAATGCAAATATTTATATCAATGGTTCAAGATTAGAATATGAGATGGCAAATATAGGTCAGATTATTCAAGGCACACAAGCAGCACAAGAAATGGCAAAAAATACAGATACAGCTTTAAAAAATATTACAGAGCTTTTAGAAGAATTTAAAGTTCTTTTAACAAAAGCAGCTAGTGATGGAAATTCTCAAACTTCAAGAGAAGCTATTGCAAAAGAGCTTAAGCTTATAAGGGATTCTATAGTGAATATTGCTAACACTAGTATCAATGGGCAATATTTATTTGCAGGATCTAATACAGCTACAAAACCCTTTGATAAATATGGTAATTATAATGGCAACAAAGATAATATTTTTGTTGTTAGTGGGGCTGGTACTCAAATTCCTTATAATATACCTGGTTGGGATTTATTTTTTAAGCCTGATTCTAATGAAAATAAACTTATCTCTACCAATGTATCTTTTGTCGATGCTCGTTATCCAGATAAAAAAGAATACTTAACCGAAGAGTCTAAATTCTCGCACTTAATAGGGCAAAATTATGTTGATGGTGGAGGATTGAAACCAGATGAGCATTTTGGTGATACATATGATGATAAACTTCCCTTCCCAAATTCTTCTATGTATATTCAAGGTGTTAGGCCAGATGGAACTAGTTTTAAAGCGACTATTAGTGTAGGAGCTGATGATAAAATAGGCGATGTATTGGAAAATATAGGTAAATTATATGGAAATACAGATGCTAATAAAGTAGTTGAAGTTACTATGAATGATAGTGGACAAATAGAAATTAAAAATTTAAAAGAAGGTAATAGTTCTTTGGATTTTCATGCAATTGCTATGACTCCACAGATGAAAGATGAGCAACAAATCAAAGAATTAAGTGAAGCTGCTAAACAAGAAGGCATCACTATGAAAGATGTGACTGATCGTATTATGCAAGCATCGCATAATGGAGATTTAAACAATGCTAGAAGCCCTGTTACCATTACAGTTGGTGGAAAAAATTTCACTGTTGATATTTATAAAACTGATTTTATAAAAAGTAATATTAATGGTAATAAAACTAATGGGGCTGACTTTGATGTGCCTTTTGAAAAAGATGGAAATACCGTGTTTGGTAATGTTTCTCAAATTATTAGAGGAACTAGTGAGTATGCTACAGAAAGTACAAAATTAAGTGAAGTTATAGCTAATGCTAATGGAGATATGAAAAACCAAAAGTTAGAGATGGATATCACTTCCAAAAGTGGTCAAAAGTATAAAGTTGAGATTGATTTAGAAAATTCAAAAGTCAGCTATCAAGATCCAAATGATCCTACTAAAACTATAAGTTTTCCTATCACTCACTCTCAATACAATGAAGCAACTGGCACTTCAGTGGGTATGCAGACAAAACCAGAGGATATTACTTATGGGCAATTAAATGATATTATAGGTATGTTTGCAAGTGATAAAGTACCAACTGCAAATATAAATGCAAATGCAAATGGAACAATTAATAATAATGATTTTCAAACCATTCAACAAAATATAAGTGATTCTAAAGATTTTGTTGAAGTTGGTATGGATTATAAAGGTCGTATAAGCATCACTGATAAATTTTCAACAAATACTAACATAGGTCTTACTTTAAAAGATGCTAATTCAAATCGTGCTTTTCCACCATCTGGAGAAGTAAGTAGTGGATCAAATTTTGCATTTAGTGCGAATAATTCGTTGGTTATAGATGATCCAAATATTGATTTGATTAAAGATTTAGATGATATGATAGATGCAGTTTTAAATGGCAATATGAGAGCAGATTCAGAAGGAAAAGATCCTAGAAATACTGGCTTGCAAGGTGCTTTAGAAAGAATAGACCATTTACAAGATCATGTTAGAAAAATGCATACAACTATAGGTTCATATACTAATACTATAGAAGAAACAAACAAAAGAATGACTTTTTTAAATATCAATGTGGCAACTATTAAAAGTGGTGTAACTGATGCTGATTATGGACAAACTTATTTGCAATTTATGCAAACTATGGTTTCTTATCAAGCTATGCTTTCGGCTACTTCTAAAATTTCTCAAATTAGTTTATTAAACTACTTATAA
- a CDS encoding ankyrin repeat domain-containing protein, protein MKTLEEILSLEEDVDKYVKNLCLEFYDLVEANKLEEVKEFLKDYPVPEIFFEKCYTPYWDSENKRAIIDPVIALACAGIAYDKSKSFEMMEYFENLGLKANEVCFGYNALSRYIDRDGKNKEVIEYFFKKGCTFETYNEESGSTPLHEWILCGEEVKYLEEALKLGANPNMRAIKTESEFSFTNAGETLLHRAAESDEKPIGACVEVLIKYGADVNVANCCISDIENGKIEYYDPATPLDRANTYDINKNIKILKKAGAKTWEELVEEYNIDTSLEEPEQIKMYEERRKDKN, encoded by the coding sequence ATGAAAACATTAGAAGAAATATTATCTTTGGAAGAAGATGTAGATAAATATGTAAAAAACTTATGTTTAGAATTTTATGATCTTGTAGAGGCTAACAAACTTGAAGAAGTTAAAGAATTTTTAAAAGATTATCCTGTGCCTGAAATATTTTTTGAAAAATGCTATACACCTTATTGGGATAGTGAAAACAAAAGAGCTATTATCGATCCTGTTATCGCTTTAGCTTGTGCAGGAATTGCTTATGATAAAAGTAAAAGTTTTGAAATGATGGAGTATTTTGAAAATTTAGGACTTAAAGCCAATGAAGTGTGCTTTGGATACAATGCACTTAGTAGGTATATTGATAGAGATGGAAAAAATAAAGAAGTAATAGAGTATTTTTTTAAAAAAGGATGCACATTTGAAACTTATAATGAAGAAAGCGGCAGCACTCCTTTACATGAATGGATATTATGCGGCGAAGAAGTGAAGTATTTAGAAGAAGCTTTAAAACTAGGAGCAAATCCTAATATGAGAGCCATTAAAACAGAAAGTGAATTTAGCTTTACTAATGCAGGAGAAACCCTTTTGCATAGAGCTGCAGAATCTGATGAGAAACCTATAGGAGCTTGTGTGGAAGTGCTAATCAAATATGGAGCTGATGTAAATGTGGCTAATTGTTGTATAAGTGATATTGAAAATGGAAAAATTGAATATTATGATCCTGCTACTCCATTGGATAGAGCTAATACTTACGATATAAATAAAAACATAAAAATCTTAAAAAAAGCAGGAGCTAAGACTTGGGAGGAATTGGTTGAAGAATACAATATCGATACAAGCTTAGAAGAACCAGAACAAATTAAAATGTATGAAGAAAGAAGAAAGGATAAAAACTAA